The following proteins come from a genomic window of Miscanthus floridulus cultivar M001 chromosome 2, ASM1932011v1, whole genome shotgun sequence:
- the LOC136536071 gene encoding VQ motif-containing protein 8, chloroplastic-like: MTMTAAAMPSSEASSSPSKRAAGGLRGPRPLPLKVSSSSSSRGSSPPTTTSNKAPSTTTKKQPVIVYEHTPKVIHARPQEFMTVVQRLTGKPPATSSYVPSGSFSPATAEEGGSDPLLLTLGQRQAAPPATATTTLLPSPMAAGMRMSPGFIFSPNTMQAIQELSPLF; the protein is encoded by the coding sequence ATGACCATGACGGCGGCCGCCATGCCTTCCTCCgaggcgtcgtcgtccccttccaAGCGAGCTGCTGGCGGCCTCCGAGGGCCGCGGCCGCTGCCGCTGaaggtgtcgtcgtcgtcgtcgtcccggGGCTCGTCGCCGCCGACCACGACGTCCAACAAGGCGCCGTCCACCACCACCAAGAAGCAACCGGTGATCGTGTACGAGCACACGCCCAAGGTCATCCACGCCAGGCCGCAGGAGTTCATGACCGTCGTGCAGCGGCTCACCGGCAAGCCCCCCGCCACGTCGTCGTACGTGCCGAGCGGCAGCTTCTCGCCCGCGACGGCCGAGGAGGGCGGCAGCGACCCTCTCCTGCTCACGCTCGGCCAGCGCCAGGCCGCGCCGCCGGCGACAGCAACGACGACGCTGCTGCCGTCCCCCATGGCCGCCGGGATGCGGATGTCCCCGGGCTTCATCTTCTCCCCCAACACCATGCAGGCCATCCAGGAGCTCAGCCCCTTGTTCTAA